The Danio rerio strain Tuebingen ecotype United States chromosome 1, GRCz12tu, whole genome shotgun sequence genome includes a region encoding these proteins:
- the dachb gene encoding dachshund b isoform X3: MAEALKIQKMKMMMNLHKTHNGSEFDSDELNSNAGTVCSTLSWEREKHSSPASEKTQHSLNNSQLNSLQHTHLLANRLELPFMMMPHPLLPVGLPPASVAMAMNQMNHLNTIANMVASAQVHSPVSRPTSAIKERFEESPSLTPSVEGIVSQKTEPSPQQSSSVPSSPTHPYTHSPLKTAYDAHDEQRETDSALHVNRLSNDRVEQIAMKPALFEKVPAQTFPSGFPASFLFTDGLSSVETLLTNVQGLLKVALENARLQEKQLQQERRELKMELYREREMRESLERQLTSELRTRATIQRRLKKEKKAKRRLQEALEYESKRRGQIEQALQQATSSDSLTHDPISLEMETERCRSPEDNCLLQESRTYTKNPIIY, translated from the exons TATGCAGCACCCTGTCCTGGGAGAGAGAGAAACATTCATCACCTGCTTCAGAGAAAACCCAGCACAGCTTGAACAACTCACAGCTCAACTCTCTCCAACACACCCATCTACTGGCCAACA GACTAGAGCTGCCCTTCATGATGATGCCCCACCCTCTGCTTCCTGTTGGACTTCCTCCTGCCTCTGTTGCCATGGCAATGAACCAGATGAACCACCTTAATACAATTGCCAACATGGTTGCCAGCGCACAGGTGCACAGCCCCGTCTCCAGGCCGACATCTGCCATCAAG GAACGTTTTGAAGAAAGCCCCTCTCTGACTCCATCTGTTGAGGGGATTGTTTCTCAAAAAACCGAACCTTCACCACAACAAAGCAGTTCGGTTCCCAGTAGCCCCACACACCCTTACACACATTCTCCTCTAAAAACAG CATATGACGCTCATGATGAACAAAGGGAGACTGATTCAGCTCTGCATGTGAACAGACTTTCCAACGACAGGG TTGAGCAGATTGCAATGAAGCCAGCATTGTTTGAGAAGGTTCCAGCTCAGACGTTTCCCTCAGGCTTTCCTGCTTCTTTCCTGTTCACTGACGGCCTTTCCTCTGTCGAGACACTGCTCACTAATGTTCAG GGTCTGCTGAAGGTGGCTCTGGAAAACGCACGTCTGCAAGAGAAGCAGCTTCAGCAGGAGAGGAGAGAGCTCAAGATGGAGctgtacagagagagagagatgagagagAGTCTGGAGAGACAGCTCACCTCAGAGCTACGCACTCGAG ccaCCATTCAGAGACGTCTGAAGAAGGAGAAGAAGGCAAAGAGGAGGTTACAGGAGGCGCTGGAGTACGAGTCCAAGAGGAGAGGACAAATAGAGCAGGCTTTACAGCAGGCCACTTCATCAGACTCTCTAACACACG ATCCAATCAGTCTGGAGATGGAGACAGAGCGATGCCGCAGCCCAGAGGACAACTGCTTGTTACAAG AAAGCAGAACATACACGAAAAATCCAATCATATACTAA
- the dachb gene encoding dachshund b isoform X2 — protein MAEALKIQKMKMMMNLHKTHNGSEFDSDELNSNAGTVCSTLSWEREKHSSPASEKTQHSLNNSQLNSLQHTHLLANRLELPFMMMPHPLLPVGLPPASVAMAMNQMNHLNTIANMVASAQVHSPVSRPTSAIKQERFEESPSLTPSVEGIVSQKTEPSPQQSSSVPSSPTHPYTHSPLKTAYDAHDEQRETDSALHVNRLSNDRVEQIAMKPALFEKVPAQTFPSGFPASFLFTDGLSSVETLLTNVQGLLKVALENARLQEKQLQQERRELKMELYREREMRESLERQLTSELRTRATIQRRLKKEKKAKRRLQEALEYESKRRGQIEQALQQATSSDSLTHDPISLEMETERCRSPEDNCLLQESRTYTKNPIIY, from the exons TATGCAGCACCCTGTCCTGGGAGAGAGAGAAACATTCATCACCTGCTTCAGAGAAAACCCAGCACAGCTTGAACAACTCACAGCTCAACTCTCTCCAACACACCCATCTACTGGCCAACA GACTAGAGCTGCCCTTCATGATGATGCCCCACCCTCTGCTTCCTGTTGGACTTCCTCCTGCCTCTGTTGCCATGGCAATGAACCAGATGAACCACCTTAATACAATTGCCAACATGGTTGCCAGCGCACAGGTGCACAGCCCCGTCTCCAGGCCGACATCTGCCATCAAG CAGGAACGTTTTGAAGAAAGCCCCTCTCTGACTCCATCTGTTGAGGGGATTGTTTCTCAAAAAACCGAACCTTCACCACAACAAAGCAGTTCGGTTCCCAGTAGCCCCACACACCCTTACACACATTCTCCTCTAAAAACAG CATATGACGCTCATGATGAACAAAGGGAGACTGATTCAGCTCTGCATGTGAACAGACTTTCCAACGACAGGG TTGAGCAGATTGCAATGAAGCCAGCATTGTTTGAGAAGGTTCCAGCTCAGACGTTTCCCTCAGGCTTTCCTGCTTCTTTCCTGTTCACTGACGGCCTTTCCTCTGTCGAGACACTGCTCACTAATGTTCAG GGTCTGCTGAAGGTGGCTCTGGAAAACGCACGTCTGCAAGAGAAGCAGCTTCAGCAGGAGAGGAGAGAGCTCAAGATGGAGctgtacagagagagagagatgagagagAGTCTGGAGAGACAGCTCACCTCAGAGCTACGCACTCGAG ccaCCATTCAGAGACGTCTGAAGAAGGAGAAGAAGGCAAAGAGGAGGTTACAGGAGGCGCTGGAGTACGAGTCCAAGAGGAGAGGACAAATAGAGCAGGCTTTACAGCAGGCCACTTCATCAGACTCTCTAACACACG ATCCAATCAGTCTGGAGATGGAGACAGAGCGATGCCGCAGCCCAGAGGACAACTGCTTGTTACAAG AAAGCAGAACATACACGAAAAATCCAATCATATACTAA